The following coding sequences are from one Lolium rigidum isolate FL_2022 chromosome 6, APGP_CSIRO_Lrig_0.1, whole genome shotgun sequence window:
- the LOC124662788 gene encoding laccase-8-like — MEPAVAMIVPLVLTLCTAMAGAAVVEHTFNVGAMNISQLCTKSVIYTANKQLPGPTIEANEGDTVVVHVVNESPYSLSVHWHGIFQLLNGWADGAYLITDCSIQPSGNFTYQFNITGQEGTLWWHAHSSLLRATIHGALIIKPRNGTAGYPFTVPYGEIPIILGEWWNKNVNDVEIDAHLTGLGPAISDALTINGKPGDQTPCKGAGVYEMEVASNKTYLLRIINAAVNVELFFKLAGHNFTVVAVDASYTDPYATDIIVISPGQTVDALMTTSAPPGLYYMVAKVFDSKTVSIPFNTGTATGIIRYTKALNNTVASMPAMPAHNDIVTAGTFYWSLTGLARPGDQAVPTTVNHSLVVEFGLDQEPCAPDQTKCQNFALVASMNGYSFQFSKNVSLLEALYDGLPAVYSEDFPMSPPAVPVTRKATSVMKVMYNEVVEVVLQSRAYRNNLGTESHPIHLHGFNFFVLAQGLGRFDPRERGAFNLVNPQVRNTVAVSGGGWAVIRFTANNPGMWFMHCHLDAHLPLGLGMVFEVLNGPAPNLLPPPPLGYPKCY; from the exons ATGGAGCCGGCGGTAGCCATGATCGTGCCTCTCGTGCTGACTCTGTGCACGGCGATGGCCGGCGCGGCAGTCGTGGAGCACACCTTCAAC GTGGGTGCCATGAACATCTCTCAGCTTTGCACGAAGAGTGTGATATACACGGCGAACAAGCAGTTGCCCGGACCGACCATAGAGGCCAACGAAGGAGATACAGTGGTCGTCCACGTTGTGAACGAATCGCCGTACTCATTATCCGTCCATTG GCACGGCATATTTCAATTGCTGAATGGCTGGGCCGACGGGGCGTACCTGATAACGGATTGCTCCATACAGCCTTCTGGCAATTTCACGTACCAATTCAACATCACGGGCCAGGAGGGAaccctgtggtggcacgcccatTCCTCGCTCCTCCGGGCCACCATCCACGGCGCGCTCATCATAAAGCCCAGAAATGGCACTGCTGGCTACCCGTTCACGGTGCCGTATGGAGAAATTCCAATAATACTTG GCGAATGGTGGAACAAAAATGTGAACGATGTTGAGATCGATGCGCACTTGACCGGCCTAGGACCGGCTATTTCGGACGCGCTCACCATCAACGGCAAGCCAGGGGACCAGACTCCCTGCAAAG GTGCCGGTGTCTACGAAATGGAGGTGGCGTCCAACAAGACATACCTCCTCCGGATCATCAACGCCGCTGTCAATGTTGAGCTCTTCTTCAAGTTGGCTGGCCACAACTTCACCGTGGTCGCCGTCGATGCAAGCTACACCGACCCATACGCCACCGATATCATCGTGATCTCGCCAGGGCAAACGGTGGATGCCCTCATGACCACGTCGGCGCCGCCAGGACTGTACTACATGGTGGCCAAAGTGTTTGACAGCAAGACCGTCTCGATACCCTTCAACACCGGCACCGCCACGGGCATCATCAGGTACACCAAGGCACTGAACAACACCGTTGCCTCCATGCCAGCCATGCCGGCCCAcaatgacatcgtcaccgccggtaCCTTCTACTGGTCTCTCACCGGCCTTGCCCGGCCGGGCGACCAGGCCGTGCCAACAACGGTGAACCATAGCCTGGTGGTGGAGTTCGGGTTGGACCAGGAGCCGTGCGCGCCGGACCAGACGAAATGCCAGAATTTCGCGCTCGTGGCATCCATGAACGGGTACTCGTTCCAGTTCTCCAAGAACGTGTCTCTCCTTGAGGCGCTATACGACGGTCTTCCAGCCGTTTACTCCGAGGACTTCCCGATGTCTCCACCGGCGGTGCCAGTGACCAGGAAGGCGACGTCCGTGATGAAGGTAATGTACAACGAAGTGGTGGAGGTAGTGTTGCAGAGCAGGGCGTACAGAAACAACCTTGGTACAGAGAGCCACCCGATCCACCTGCACGGGTTCAATTTCTTCGTGCTGGCGCAGGGGCTCGGGAGGTTCGACCCAAGAGAAAGGGGTGCGTTCAACCTCGTGAACCCACAGGTGCGCAACACGGTCGCCGTGTCCGGCGGCGGGTGGGCCGTGATACGGTTCACGGCGAACAATCCAG